The stretch of DNA GAACACAAGCACCTCAGTGGCAAACCGACAGACACCGGCATATAGCTCGATATGTGGAGGCATACAGCTCCCCACGACTGTCCACGTTCACACACGAAACGGCTGTACAAGCACAGGCCGCCGCATCCCCACGTGCAAACACACCTTTACAGCTACCGAGCTCTTTGCGTGTGCTTCTTTATGCCGGTGtcttgtgtgtgtctctgttgtgTGGGCGAGGCGTACCTGCGGTTTGCGTCTGTATCCCTTTGGTTGCATCGATGACGAGGAGAACAAGGTCAATGATTTGCGCACCTCCAATGATCGTCCGAATCAAAGAAGCGTGCCCAGGACAGTCGACCAGGCAGACCTGGacgttcgttttcctcgcgttctccgaGGCAccgccgttctctgcctcgtgtGCCAGTGTACATGCACGCGAGTGCGCCGAATCCGCTTTCGCGGGCAGACGCGTCGCGGCGGCAGACGGATCTTCCGAGCAGAAActgcgcgcctcttcggcctctcttttctcggcgtctctgctctcgacAGTTCCCTCTGGTGGACAGTTCGTTCTCCCCCCGTGAGACGCAGGACGCGCACCGGATGTGTCGAGAGGAAGCgtgaaggcagagaagccgagatCAATCGTGATTCCACGCTCTCGGCTCTGCGGGTGCTTGTCGAGCGACGCGGTGCTCCGAACAGCCGTCAGGACGCGAACCAGCGAAGTCTTGCCGCTGTCGATGTGGCCCAAGACCCCGACGTTTGCGTACACCGGATTCCCACAACAACACTTGACCCTCTCCATGGTCAGGCGgcaggaggaaaggggaaatAGCAAGATGCTGGCACCGCGCAAGACAACTCGCGCGAGACAACGATCGCCCGTGCCGGATACGCGCAGAGAACCAGGAGACACGGGGAACggagggaggcgcagcgaaaaaagggaggagacgaaggctgACAAAAATACGGAAAATCCCTACCTTCTCTCGACAAACGGACTGTATCTTTCAGAAATGTGTGTATGCTTCGCGGCGTGCCGTCTTTCCAGCTTCCTGGGCACATGCAGCCGGGAGACCCACAGGAAAGTCCCAGTCAgccctgcgcatgcatccgcgtttcttttttcagaCATGCCCAGTTCCAAAAACATGTCGCGATCGGTCCCCAAACTCCACGGACAAACAGGagacttccttcttcttccgttttaTCTTCAAGGGAACAGCGTTTTCGCCAGAGGCAAACACTCTCAGCTCTAGTCTACCAGTGCGGAGAGTCGCATTCGTTGACGCTCGAGCTTCGCAGTTTCAAATTTgagtctgtgcatgcatgcttaCGCAGTTTCGCGTTTGTTCCGGGTGCACCCTGTACCGCCGTGCCTGGTTTGTTAGGTCCAAGGCATCTTATTTactttctcctctcgttgctctcttctcgagacGTTTTCGCGTCGTTCTTTTCCGATATCACTCCCAGAAGTACGCGCCCCATCGAGGCCTCTCGGTATCGATGTGAAcggccgtttccttttcgcttgtTCCTGTTCTTTCGTGTTTCGCAACCTCTTCTGCCCTCCATCATTTGCCGCCGTCACAAGTCTCACCAGCGAGACACCTCGCGGATGGCAGAACGAGCAGAAGCGCGCCTTGGAAACTATCTCGGTCTCCAGCGGGGCAGAAAACTTTGAACCGTCTCACACAGATCGCAGGTGTCGAGGTCGGGAAGCGTCCCCGTACTCGCCGGCGtccctgcatgcatttgAACTTGCCTGTCCATTTCGCGCCGTCTTGAGGCCCTGTCACCATGGCAACGCTCGTCAGTGATTTTCTGCTTTCTGAGAGTGAGAGGAACCAAGCTggggtgaagaagaagaaaggaagaaaacgcggggaCGACACGAACGCGACAAGCCTCGCCCACTACGAACAGGCGCCagcggcgtcttctgcggAAAGGACGGACCGGGCGAGCCCAAGAGaggcctcctcgccctcgtcgcgaCACGCAGTCAGTCCTTACTCCTTTGACGAAGATCTTGGAGAGGTCTATTGCCCCGAAAACGACTCTCCAGAGTGCTCCCCTGCAGATGGGCGCAAGGCTCGCAGACTCGCCTCAGGAGGCGCAGGCGAAGCCTCGGCCGAAACACGATTCAGTGGCGACCCGGCGACGGCTTCGGCGCCTGAgcctctcgctgctctctctttgccgcgCACCTGCCGCACTTCgtgttcttctccgcctccctcgcgttcttcttcgtcgcctggactcttttcttcgtcatCTGGATCGGCGTCGTCGCCCgctgcaggcgaggcgcgtgaAGCGCAGGGAGGCAGTTCCGGCAAGCGGAAACTCGGGGGAGGCGCCAGCGCGAACTGCGGAGTGTCTGATGCAGATGGCTCTTCGGCGAAGCGCACGGGTTCCGGCGAGGGTCTGGCCATCgcggctgcgtcggcgcAGACGTTTTCGGGGGCCTTGCCGATCCACGGGTTCGTCGATGTCGTCCGCGATGCAGTGTCCCGACACCAGGTCACGTTGATCGTGGGAGACACCGGGAgtgggaagacgacgcaagTCCCTCAGTTTCTGCACCACTTTGGGCTGACGCGAAAGGGCGTAGTCGCCGTGACGCAGCCCCGTCGGGTGGCGGCGGTGTCGCTTGCGCGCCGCGTGTCTGAGGAACTCAGTGGACAACCgggaaaaacaggagacTGTCTGGGCGGCTTCGTCGGGTACTGCGTCCGGTTCGAAGACCGAACGAGTCCAGAGACGCGAATCAAATTCTTGACAGACGGCATGCTGGTTCGCGAGGCCATGCTCGATGAAACGCTGTCGCAGTACTCAGTCATTGTGCTCGACGAGGCCCACGAACGCTCGCTCCGAACAGACATTCTCCTGGGGTGGATGAAGCGGCTGCTGCCGAAAAGAAAGGATTTGAAGGTCGTTGTCATGTCTGCTACACTCGACACCGAAAAGTTCATGGGCTACTTCCCCGGCGCAACGGCAGTCCTCGTTCCTGGACGCCAGTTCCCTGTCGAGCTCCTGTACACCCCGGAACCCGAAGCCGACTACATCGACGTGAGAGCGCTCGTGTCCATTTCCCTGCCTTCTATACAGAGTTTTCGGAGTCTGTAGTCCAACCAGCTTTCCAGCGTGTTTCGCGGGACCTATACAGCGTTTTGAGTGTCGCGACTTGAGGGCCTGAGAGGGAGGGGGAAAGGTGGACTCACTCCTagttctgccttcctctcccgtgGGGGTCGGGGGTCCGGTGTCAAGGCGTGCCTCACTTTCTAGAGCTGTTTTGTTTCTTGTGAGGATTCGTGTTTCCGTTGTCAGGCAGCGCTCGTCACAGTCTTGCAAATCCACACCCGCTACCCTCCGGGAGAcattcttgtctttctccctggCCAGGAAGACATCGAGAGTCTCCAGTCGCTTCTGGAAGGGAAGCGTGACCTTCTCCGGAAGGCCCTTTGCATGGCTGCCAGTCGCGACGCACGGCGTGCAGACAGCCAAGACAGCTCGCTGACGGCGAGCGCAAGGCAAACAACGACTCGGATGGGTTTTGCGCCTTCTGCGAGACGAGGAGTGGAACTTCGAATCGGAGAAGACACCTCACCTATAGACCAGTTGCCGCCGTGCCGCGATCTCCAAAtctgtcctctctttgctgCGCTTCCCTTTGATCTACAAAAGGCCGTTTTCACTCCTGCTCCTGCGGGAGTCAGAAAGGTAGGCTCCGCTACAGTTCACGTGTAGGCGTCCTGGTGAATAGAAAAAAACGCTTGCAGGAGACCGGAAGTTCTGGGCCGCATGCTGGGATACATTTGAATGTATACTCTTTTGCAAGCACCCTCTCTCCCATCTGCATGTTGGCGAGTGTCACCGTTGGTGATTGTGTGCTGCTCGAGCCATTCGTATCTGTCCATCGATGTACGCGAATCTGTCAGCACCCATCTACCGGGACTCCATCTGCCTGAGGATCCATCGGTCTGTGAACCCGTCTGGTGGCATATCTCCGATCTGTATGAATCTGCTTCCCTATCCGTGTACGAACTGTCTTTTTGTCTACCCCTGTAGGTGATTGTAGCCACAAATATAGCAGAGACGTCCATTACGGTCCAGGGTATCCGCTACGTCGTGG from Neospora caninum Liverpool complete genome, chromosome XI encodes:
- a CDS encoding putative pre-mRNA splicing factor RNA helicase, yielding MATLVSDFLLSESERNQAGVKKKKGRKRGDDTNATSLAHYEQAPAASSAERTDRASPREASSPSSRHAVSPYSFDEDLGEVYCPENDSPECSPADGRKARRLASGGAGEASAETRFSGDPATASAPEPLAALSLPRTCRTSCSSPPPSRSSSSPGLFSSSSGSASSPAAGEAREAQGGSSGKRKLGGGASANCGVSDADGSSAKRTGSGEGLAIAAASAQTFSGALPIHGFVDVVRDAVSRHQVTLIVGDTGSGKTTQVPQFLHHFGLTRKGVVAVTQPRRVAAVSLARRVSEELSGQPGKTGDCLGGFVGYCVRFEDRTSPETRIKFLTDGMLVREAMLDETLSQYSVIVLDEAHERSLRTDILLGWMKRLLPKRKDLKVVVMSATLDTEKFMGYFPGATAVLVPGRQFPVELLYTPEPEADYIDAALVTVLQIHTRYPPGDILVFLPGQEDIESLQSLLEGKRDLLRKALCMAASRDARRADSQDSSLTASARQTTTRMGFAPSARRGVELRIGEDTSPIDQLPPCRDLQICPLFAALPFDLQKAVFTPAPAGVRKVIVATNIAETSITVQGIRYVVDSGLAKAKCVNHRTGVEALVIEEISQDAAKQRAGRAGREAPGVVFRMYTEDTFNKFHPRKVPEIVTCDLDQVFLELKTLGIENPLEFPFLDSPPKEAFVNAGRTLHRLEAVDSRGQLTVLGRKLAALPLKPILGKLLLDSVAFECTAEILSIVAMLSTDSLWYSYRNLPADKSSRLQQARKRLSDNQGDHLTLLNAYTQWDEATDKIAFCKEYGLHHNALLRAKQIRSQLEELLLSSQIGVKNVAKNGAGDTRTKIRQCLAAGCWLHTARLQRDGRTYVTTVERETAKVHPSSVLSGQKSLPCKKHRIWAPSQNPAADKRWS